One genomic window of Arachis stenosperma cultivar V10309 chromosome 10, arast.V10309.gnm1.PFL2, whole genome shotgun sequence includes the following:
- the LOC130954573 gene encoding protein indeterminate-domain 5, chloroplastic-like has translation MAATSSSSTPFFQIRQENHENLISQQQQQLLQSSSTTTSAPPPPPLPQKKRRNHAAGTPYPDAEVIALSPKTLMATNRFVCEVCNKGFQREQNLQLHRRGHNLPWKLKQKNPNKEPKRKVYLCPEPTCVHHHPSRALGDLTGIKKHFSRKHGEKKWKCHKCSKKYAVQSDWKAHSKTCGTKEYRCDCGTLFSRRDSFITHRAFCDALAHENASRHPPLNPFGNLYPTNNNNNNNNILSLGNSTSTFIAPKFEHLISPPPPPPPPFNNNNHHHHHQSALLFSHHSSSSPSPSPSPFFMEGFQELQPHHQHQHQQEPLLFSSSNNNMNMFNLSFFPRSNNSSGGGSSIITDHHHHQIGSAFSSSSSSIFGNNNSSLQQQQQQQENNNNNNDNNMCSPHMSATALLQKAAQMGSTTSTTNNSNHSASSLLRAMANNNNNHHHHLNADVDNDEHNDNLRGLMNSLANENISSSIFGNVKENGNNHSNNNLAGVCFGGSDDKLTLDFLGVGGVIRNITGISTTSFDPTMQ, from the exons ATGGCTGCTACTTCTTCATCATCAACACCGTTCTTCCAAATCAGACAAGAGAATCATGAGAATCTGATTTcacagcagcagcagcagcttCTTCAATCATCATCCACTACAACTTCtgcaccaccaccaccaccactccctcaaaagaaaagaagaaaccaCGCTGCAGGAACACCAT ATCCAGATGCAGAGGTGATAGCACTGTCGCCGAAGACGTTAATGGCGACAAACAGGTTCGTATGTGAAGTTTGCAACAAAGGATTCCAAAGAGAACAGAACTTACAGCTTCACAGAAGAGGACACAACCTTCCATGGAAGCTCAAGCAGAAGAACCCTAACAAAGAGCCTAAAAGGAAGGTCTATCTCTGCCCTGAACCCACATGCGTCCACCACCACCCTTCCCGGGCTCTCGGCGACCTCACCGGCATCAAGAAACACTTCTCTCGCAAACACGgcgagaagaagtggaagtgtCACAAGTGTTCCAAGAAGTACGCCGTCCAGTCTGACTGGAAGGCGCACTCCAAGACCTGCGGTACCAAAGAGTATAGGTGCGACTGCGGCACCCTCTTCTCCAG GCGTGACAGTTTCATCACTCACAGAGCCTTTTGTGATGCATTAGcacatgaaaatgcatcaagACACCCTCCTCTAAACCCTTTTGGAAATCTCTATCCcacaaacaacaacaacaacaacaacaacatctTGAGCCTTGGAAATAGTACTAGCACTTTCATTGCACCAAAGTTTGAGCATTTAATATCACCACCaccgccaccaccaccaccattcaataacaacaaccaccaccaccaccaccaatctgcattattattttcacatcactcatcatcatcaccatcaccatcaccatcaccattcTTCATGGAAGGATTTCAAGAACTCCAGCCTCATCAtcaacaccaacaccaacaaGAACCCTTATTATTCTCATCTAGTAATAACAACATGAACATGTTCAACCTCAGTTTCTTCCCAAGAAGCAATAATAGCAGTGGTGGTGGAAGTAGCATCATCAccgatcatcatcatcatcaaattggatcagctttttcttcttcttcatcttcaatcTTTGGCAACAATAATTCATCActgcaacaacaacaacaacaacaagagaacaacaacaacaacaacgacAACAACATGTGTTCTCCACACATGTCTGCAACTGCATTGCTCCAGAAAGCTGCACAAATGGGTTCAACAACTTCAACCACCAATAACAGTAACCACAGTGCTTCCTCTCTACTAAGAGCAATGGCCAATAATaacaacaaccaccaccaccacctcaatGCTGACGTGGACAATGATGAACACAACGACAATCTTCGCGGATTGATGAACTCTTTGGCAAATGAAAACATTTCTTCTTCCATATTCGGCAACGTGAAAGAGAATGGAAACAACCACAGTAATAACAATCTTGCTGGTGTGTGCTTTGGAGGATCTGATGATAAGTTGACGTTAGATTTTCTTGGTGTTGGAGGAGTTATCAGAAACATCACTGGGATCAGTACTACTTCTTTCGACCCAACAATGCAATGA
- the LOC130956234 gene encoding uncharacterized protein At4g15970-like, giving the protein MHLSRIRRFQPTAHRHTAGDSFLTMSPEPVVIHLRRTLAAALLFFAVSLSCLILFGNFEHFRFFPSSHRFPNLPTVFPSQLNDADAASNEYPLEEILKEAAMEDKTVILTTLNEAWASPNSVIDLFLESFRIGYRTRRLLNHLVIIALDQRAFARCKVIHTYCFLLVSEDSDFHKEAYFMTSRYLKMMWRRIDFLRSVLEMGYNFVFTDADIMWFRDPFPRFHHDADFQIACDHFTGSSYDLENRPNGGFNFVKSNNRSIEFYKFWYSSQEVYPGYHDQDVLNFIKVDPFITDIGLKMRFLDTANFGGLCEPSKDLNQVCTMHANCCYGMDSKLHDLRIMLQDWKYYLTLPPKLKRLSVISWRVPQECSIDSLRHQGSPEMSVEED; this is encoded by the exons ATGCACCTCTCACGCATCCGAAGATTCCAGCCGACGGCGCACCGCCACACTGCCGGTGACTCCTTCCTTACCATGTCACCGGAACCCGTTGTCATCCATCTCCGGCGTACCCTCGCCGCCGCCCTCCTCTTCTTCGCCGTTTCTCTCTCTTGCTTGATTCTCTTCGGAAACTTCGAGCACTTTCggttcttcccttcctctcaTCGATTCCCCAATCTGCCCACCGTTTTCCCTTCGCAGCTCAACGATGCCGACGCG GCTAGCAATGAATATCCACTCGAAGAAATTCTGAAAGAAGCTGCCATGGAAGACAAAACTGTTATCTTAACCACATTAAATGAAGCATGGGCATCACCAAATTCTGTCATTGATCTTTTCCTTGAGAGCTTTAGAATTGGATATCGTACACGTAGGCTTTTGAATCACTTAGTAATTATTGCATTAGACCAAAGGGCGTTTGCACGCTGTAAAGTTATACACACCTATTGCTTTTTGCTTGTTAGTGAAGACAGTGACTTTCATAAAGAGGCATATTTTATGACTTCTCGCTACCTGAAAATGATGTGGAGAAGGATAGATTTTCTACGTTCTGTTCTTGAGATGGGGTACAATTTTGTATTCACA GATGCTGATATCATGTGGTTCAGGGACCCATTTCCTCGGTTTCACCATGATGCAGATTTCCAGATAGCATGCGATCATTTCACGGGTAGCTCGTATGATTTAGAGAATAGACCCAATGGAGGGTTCAACTTTGTAAAGTCCAATAATAGATCAATAGAGTTTTACAAATTCTGGTACTCTTCGCAAGAAGTCTATCCGGGATACCATGATCAGGATGTGCTCAATTTCATCAAGGTAGACCCTTTCATCACCGATATAGGACTGAAAATGAGGTTCTTGGATACAGCAAATTTTGGTGGCCTTTGTGAACCAAGCAAAGATTTAAATCAAGTTTGTACAATGCATGCGAATTGTTGCTATGGCATGGATAGTAAGCTTCACGATCTTAGAATTATGCTTCAGGATTGGAAATACTATTTGACCTTGCCTCCTAAGTTGAAGAGATTGTCAGTTATCTCCTGGAGGGTTCCTCAGGAATGCAG CATTGATTCTCTCAGGCACCAAGGTTCACCAGAGATGAGTGTTGAAGAGGATTAG
- the LOC130956248 gene encoding uncharacterized protein LOC130956248: protein MMMNQNQAMMRKTRTFQLQKAPSNIQEHQFMMTSPNVIDQYSNFTPKKASPPPPPPVKFPTSPEQIFGQEIIHFSHPQHSLSMVEMGEVFVCVGCKEYGCGKRFVCQECEFQLHDFCAFAPPALKAHPLHSQHSILFHSKPAKSGKSKCDVCGKPTKGFAFICTACGYQMHPCCAMLNTEIDYPPHPHTLKILPAAATASAADSTGFICGECKRKRSGRVYKCTSPQCEYYIHAWCAKSKVNGLKAHGIKPPEKPSMIATAAKVASQVVIEFIGGLVEGIGEGVGEVLVQNITKGSANDLSHTSNTSNTTNTRTRPH from the exons ATGATGATGAACCAAAATCAAGCAATGATGAGGAAAACAAGAACGTTCCAATTGCAAAAAGCACCATCcaatatacaagagcatcaattcATGATGACATCCCCTAATGTTATTGACCAATATTCCAATTTTACCCCCAAGAAAGCATCACCACCGCCGCCGCCGCCGGTGAAATTTCCAACATCACCGGAACAAATATTTGGACAAGAAATAATACACTTCAGCCATCCACAACACAGCTTGTCAATGGTGGAGATGGGGGAGGTGTTTGTGTGTGTGGGATGTAAGGAATATGGATGTGGAAAGAGATTTGTATGCCAAGAATGTGAGtttcagcttcatgatttttgTGCTTTTGCTCCTCCTGCTCTCAAGGCACATCCCTTGCATTCTCAGCACTCCATCTTGTTCCATTCCAAACCAG CTAAAAGTGGAAAATCCAAATGTGATGTTTGTGGGAAACCAACCAAAGGCTTTGCATTCATATGCACTGCATGTGGCTATCAAATGCATCCATGCTGTGCCATGCTCAACACTGAAATTGACTACCCACCTCATCCACACACCCTTAAGATCCTCCCGGCCGCCGCGACCGCCTCGGCCGCAGACTCCACCGGCTTCATATGTGGGGAGTGCAAGAGGAAGAGGTCAGGTAGGGTGTATAAGTGCACTTCTCCTCAATGTGAGTACTATATCCATGCTTGGTGTGCTAAGAGCAAGGTTAATGGGCTCAAGGCCCATGGTATAAAGCCCCCAGAAAAGCCCAGCATGATTGCTACTGCTGCAAAAGTTGCTTCACAAGTTGTTATTGAATTCATTGGTGGATTGGTTGAAGGCATTGGAGAAGGTGTTGGAGAAGTTCTTGTTCAAAACATTACCAAAGGAAGTGCCAATGATCTTTCTCACACTTCCAATACTAGTAATACTACTAACACAAGAACTAGGCCtcactaa